The genomic DNA ctttagtagCTAGAACCGTTACATTTGTTTATCTCAATTTGTGTATCTCAGTATTTTTCGATAGTATCCCATCACCATGATCTAGTCTCGGGCCTCGTGATTGCGATCAGCCACCCGGGCCCTTCCGGCCCAGTCCGACCCTGGATAGATATCTCTGGAGTTGACAGTGGATACCTATCATCAGTTTGACTCATGAATCATAGGTATTCATCTATCCTATTGTGAAAAGGGTGATCATTTTTGTTATAGTCAAAAATGTTTAGGCTgggtgcaccatcttactttaactttgacaaaattcaaaaaatctgtcaaactccatacaaaaaacgctgATTCTCGTTATATTTACGGTCAAAGGTGGGTGATGCAACTCAGTTTTAGATGCTTATTGCTTTGGTAATATTATGATTTTGACTTTTGGTCCTAATGAGATTTATTCCCAGTCCGttcgtttcgttcgttcgtttcagctgaaagacgtccactgcttgacaAAGGTTTCCTTGTCCTGTATTGTCCCTATtacgaaaaaataattttgatgacAGCTAAAAGCTAATGGGATTTGGTGACACACAAACATTTTTGTAAAGGTAAAAAGGTAAACTAAAACTACTAATCACTCTTTTCACAATAAGGGACATGACTTAAAATTATCATATTTAGGTGTCCTCTGTCGACTCCAGAAACCAGTCGACCATTTCGCctatcaccctgtataaggagAAAGTATCCTCTTCATTAAATCGGTATGGAGAGGCGTGTGTGGTTGATTACACAGGCCTCCAAATCCCGGTAAAAGAGTGGACTTATTATGATTTGGACATAGATAACGCTTATCccatcccaactatcccaactaatattataaatgcgaaagtaactctgtctgtctgtctgtctgtctgtctgtctgtctgtctgtctgtctgtctgttacgctttcccgcttaaacctcgcaaccgattttgatgaaatttggcatagagatagtttgagtcccgggaaagaacataggatagtttatatcccggtttttgaaacagggacgcgcgcgataaagtttttctgtgacagacaaaattccacgcgggcgaagccgcgggcggaaagctagtaatattataaatgcgaaagtaactctgtctgtctgtctgtctgttacgctttcccgcttaaacctcgcaaccgattttgatgaaatttggcatagagatagtttgagtcccgggaaagaacataggatagtttttatcccggtttttgaaacagggacgcgcgcgataaagtttttctgtgacagacaaaattccacgcgggcgaagccgcgggcagaaagctagtttcTATATAAAAGGTTCTCTATTTAAACATGAGAACGACTTTTCCGAATGTCATTTGTTTCTATTAGATTGAAAACAATTGAGAAACGTGtttgattttcaattttttgcaaTGATAGAACTATTCGAATACGATTTTGATTCATGAGCTGGGTTTTGTTACCATAAATTAACTATATTTTTCCTTTTTCAAATGATAACCTAAATATCGATATCAATATCGTCTACGTAACATTGCCACTGCTCATCTGTGGTTTCAGGTTTGACCTTCACCTTATAATTGAATAAGTACTAACTTCCCAGAAACGGCACAATACCGATTATGTTGTCCTGAAGTTGTAGGAAAAACTATGCATAATACTGAcgtgtaggtacattatacGTGACTGGAGATTGTTGGATAATATTATACACTAACTTACGTACGTTATATTActacaatgttttattttggtTGTGTTTATTATTACGCTTCGTAATTATCTTTGGcgtatttattacataactaGTACAAACCAAACACTGCGGGCTCTTACTTAGGTAAATGTTAGAGTTGCTTCTTTGTTATACAAACTCGTTTGTCGACTGTACAAAGTTATTTGACAGCACACCAAAATTTGTCCtttgtctttgtccagcagtggacgtcatttggctgaaacgaacgaacaccaaaattagccaaaaagttcgcaacacgtctttgttacaattaaaataatgttgtgttatcaacttctTGGccactttaaggctgagttgcaccacctaactttgaccgtaactataacgataaccggtgctttttgtatggagtttgacagatttttgacgtttgtcaaagttaaagtaagatggtgcaactcagcctaagtgtcatTAACTATTTGACGGTGACTGCGTACTACTTATTGCATGATGCTGTTATTATCTCCATCAATGAGGCATTAATAAAACTGAAAGTGTTTGAATCGATTTCGAAAACGATTGTGCCCACATTATCACCAAGCATAGACTTCAAAACTTTAGCAATTCACCAGATTTCGTCTTAAAATAAGTTGGCGTTAGCaagtcttaaataaataaatccatgATGAACTTTGTGAAACTAGAACATTAATTCAGGTCAGAAACTTCGGTTGAACTATGCAAATTCGCATAAACATACTGTAAACGTTCCATTAATGTCTTAAAGTTAGACTTTACACGCTTTTATTTCCATAATTCGTTGAATTAAATGTTTCAGCTCCTACTTAAGTAATTCCGTGGAAGAATATTTTAGCAATGTAGAGCGTTTTGAATAAAGTTTAAATCATAAGTCTCGGTtttgatttcaaataaatagaaaaGTTATTTTATGGTAATCAGTTTTGTACCTTCTTATGTATTTAAATGGATGAGGTTCCCATTATTATTAGTTAGTTTGTTTTATAGAAAAAATCAGTGTAATCGAGTCCAAAATTGTAAGTCATAGAATTATGTTAAGAAGAACGAGATAGGACAGGTTTAGTTAGACAAGATTATATCAAATATTGTTGTGTTAGAGTAGTCTGTAAAATTAACcatacttcaattatttttggtACTTATTCAGATCTTATCACTTTTCCAGCGGAACAAATTTCAAAGCTCAGAGCGTCACAGTCCCCCATCGCCATATCGCTGCAGCGGTGTCCCACCTGGTCGTCCTTGGACCCACTGCGCTTTAGGGGTTACTGGGACAACGAGGTCAACGGCATTCTTGTCAACAATGGACACACAGGTAAGAGACCAGCTGAGTTTCAggattacataattatgtatattaccTACTGAATCGACAGGTAATGAAATATTCCTTGTTAGAAAACTTTATGCTGATAATGAAAAGTTTGCTTTTAAATCTGAACCGCTCTAgctaagggagagtccgctaatttggaccagtttttttcaatcccattttacacatagttttcttttgttttttctaatGTTCATGGTGTATAATTATAGAGAAATTATTCAATTgactatttcataggtattaatcaacataattgttgtatatttagcacaaatcaacaaaatacgagttcagagcttcggtccaatttagccgaccggttcgataatttgtaccacagggttactaaattggatttcaataaagttcaagcctataaaaaaactatggcaaaatattatatgatacattcttaacaaattaggtaacgaaaaggaacagtagttaataacatacacaatcgatattgttttacacgttatcacgattttgagtaaaagttttgtaattccaattatcgtaacgcacacttgtacctaacctactttgccagtcttttgctttcatttattgttagttaaacataactacgcaaataaaacttcaaaatatgatttactaaaaaaaatttcaaatcctttggtaaagttccatacaacttgatgtggtacaatttagccgactaggtgatagtgctattaaaaaatcggaaaaaaatatagcttataaataccgaaaaatctttcaaataattgtaatccacactaatttacgcttctaaataatatattagaaacaccctgtgattaaatttaacaaaattacaaactaaacatgcattgtcaaaagttacttgaaaacaatgaaaaaatacttttcaaaataaaatacacgtgttaattgtcacggcaaaaaccacatggccgatatgaattgaatttatttgtgtatcgctgagtgttgcaattacagaaattcaataaatactttacgaaatatgagggtggtacaatttacccggcggtacaaataccgaactctcccctatttgatcaaaatttacgcaaaaaaaaaacaaattctcCTTCTTTCTGGCTGGCTTTTGAAAAAGGTGGATCAATTCTACTAAAAAGGCTCAGATAAGACTTGAACCAACTACCTTTAGCTTGTCGAGTGCCTTTATAATCATAAAACTTTTGTGGCATTCCTATAAAAACATGGAGTATTTAGGGATTTACTCATGGTTACAGTCAACAGTTCAAACGCTAACAAGATttccgcccgtattcacaaacattactatgaggtctcacagtgcgcgtggacgcacaagatgacacacaaaccaatcacagagctttattcaacgctgtgcgttctattttctgcttcacttaagaaagcatcgtttgtgaacacgggcgttTAACTTCGGTGCTAAACAAGTcgaaaacaaaaagttatatCAAACAAAATCAGAGACCTGTTATCGACAAGTTGATAAGATAACAAATATTATGACATGGTAACACAAGTAAGGATTTATATTGAACTTGAATTATTACCATTTGTATTTAGGTGACATGATAAATTCGGTGTTTCTCTTGACACTGATAAATGACTTGGTTTAACTGCTGTTAATATTTTAACCAttttcctttttctttttttgtaaaCAACATTTTCAGGGTAACGATATTAACATAATTCCTCTGTTATTTATTCACGAGAAAAACCTTTGAATTGTCCAAAGTTATTTAACTGGATTTaataagaacaaaaaaaaacttaagagTGGCTAGTTGAGCCACTCtacaaatatttgtattgatCTGAAAACCAAGAACTGCTTTGTTTATACTAATCAATAGCAAACTTACTATGAAAACTGTTTAAAacagtgtcgatgggaatgaagatgtaagTTACCCAcgcacgacactactggcttggtagtgtagaagggaaaaatattccccacgacactactggtaggtGGGTCAGAAGGGTACACCGAATATTTCATTTCCTATTGCTTCTTTGCATTCAGCATGATAGTTATCAAACATGATAGTTATCATTTCACACATGAACAAAAGAATCCATAAGTTTGCACATAGTTAAAGGAGAACATCAGATTATAagaacgtaaacactgtctcaGCTATTTTGGAATCGAGGAAGAAATCAAGGAAAAACGAATAAACGTtgattacttgtttaattgaacGTGGAAGTGGAACATCAAATAGATAGAAAATCTTACCATTTAAGCAAAGATTTTTCGAATTCGAACCTTTTATGAAAAGCTTCTTTTCCTGTGACAtattcttatttaatttttttttcagcttACTTCACGTTCGAGTCTTCAGCGAAGCCCACTCTTAACGGCGGCCCACTGCTGGGCGAGTACATCTTCGAGCAGATGCACTTCCACTGGTCTGTTGATGACTTCACTGGATGCGAACACGTTTTAGATGGACACGGGTGAGCATAATAGACTTTAGTCCTCTAGTAATACGAAAAGCAATTATTGATGGTTGCCTAATTTGTTTTATGTCAGAGGACGCATTTCGACCCCTTATTATCGAACTAATGAATCGAAATAGTGTGAATAAAGATAACAACCTACTGTAAAATCATTAGCGCTCAAACTGTAGTACGGAAGTTGCAAAATCACACAAATAGACACACATGGGACAGAGAATAAGAGAAGATGAAGATAATACCAACAACATACGACCTTGAGTGGTACCTATCAATGTATCAATCCTGCAGGTACTACTACTAAAATGTTATCATCATTTtggccacagaacgtccacgaCTGGACATACGCCTATGATTTCCAAGTTGAATATCTCACAAATATGTTGCAGCAATGCGCTGTATGCCAAAGTATACCTTATTCCAATTCAACACCGCACATTTTTGAATCCGTAGATACGCTGCTGAATGCCACTTCGTCCACTACAATAGCAAATACCATTCGTTGGAAGCAGCTGTAGGCCATCCAGATGGACTGGCGGTGGTGGGATTCCTTCTGGAAGCGGTCAACGCCCCCAATCCGCGGTTTGACAAACTTATAGAGGGACTTGAGGGCATCAAACAGCTGGAGAAGGCAGTCCAGGTCACGTCAGGTCAGTTCCTTAACCTTAGACGTAGTGGTAAAGTAATAAGTAATAGAGATGCAGTAAATTGTAGAGCAATATGAAATATGCAGTCGTGGTGCAGTCAacgtataaaatatgtataatattaacggttaaaatatttttacaaagagCTCAACAAAATCTTTATTGATAGTGTATGTAGTAAATGTGTAAAGGCTTGACTGTGAGGACATTATTTACGTTGACTGTAAAACTAATTTTCTTTTTGACGTTTCCATTATAAGATACCCTTGGATTCTAAGTAGATAACAAAGAATCATTGTTTGCCTAGGGCATCTTGCAGAACATTGAAATGAGAGATAAACTATTAtgattttttgcaataaaagaCTAGACAGTTAACTGATTCGGAATTAAGCGTCCAAATCCGCTACACATTATATTGAACTGAAAAGAAAATAGACTTGTCTTAACAAGCAATGGGTTTAACTTTTCCCGATCTTTCCTTTTAATGGTCAATCAAAATTGActtttttacttaattaaatcttttatCGTAGATTTCATTATGATTAAACCAGGCCAAACAATCTTTTTTCCTTTTGCCTATTAAATTACACTcagtagatattttttctttgaagTCTTATTCAAAACataatgattaattttaaacagGTGCACAATTCAAAGCACGGCACCAATCGTTCAAATCGTTTCCACAATCATGGTGTAAAAAAAGCCTTTGTTTTTCAAGAATTAAGAATCAAACTCCCTTGACAATTACAGACTCCTTATCCTGGATGGACTCGTCAGACCTGCAAGAAGGGAACTACGTGACGTACAAAGGTTCATTGACCACGCCGCCCTACACAGAGTGCGTCACTTGGATCATCTACGAGAAACCAGTGCAAATTGGAGCGGAACAGGTAAAAATTCtagaaagaaaaatacttactaGACTTGAAGGAACTTGCACTTGGTGTACATTGTACTGTACACCAagtataagtaaaattttataaaaaaaaataaaaccgactccaaaaaacctacactaaaaagtagaaaaataattactaattacctgcttatttattaggacgaattaatatttatgtaggtataccatgattgatacttctggactcggtgccaagattatgaaacatgtaaagtttgcctgcaccgactccaaaagtatcaatcatggtatacctacataaatattaattcgtcctaataaataagcaggtaattagtaattatttttctactttttagtgtaggttttttggagtcggttttattttttttttataaaattttacttatttcttgcattttagttaactaattattaccttgatgttaccactgaaggtaggcagtataCATTGAGACCATTTTCTTCATGTCTAGCGTAAAATAATACGCGgtggagatattgcgtataaaaaagttcatccccaattttccacccttgggggttgttttttttattattaaatttaaatgggaccacccttgaggtattacctatacgccgaaaaaagatttgttcaaatcggttcataattggcggagttatcgcgtaacaaacatagaaaaaaaacatacgggtcgaattgagaacctcctcctttttttgaagtcggttgaaaatgacgAACACTCGTTTATAAAGTAAGCCTACGTGTACAGTAGCACTTAGGGAAAGAGCTAGGAAACACAGAAACAGGCAAATACAATTCTAGTCCTTGCCTATGGGCATTGTAAAGATGTAGCCAGTCTTCT from Ostrinia nubilalis chromosome 8, ilOstNubi1.1, whole genome shotgun sequence includes the following:
- the LOC135074001 gene encoding carbonic anhydrase 2-like, with the translated sequence MEKRIMRINPKSVTAIASGTSSSDAEQISKLRASQSPIAISLQRCPTWSSLDPLRFRGYWDNEVNGILVNNGHTAYFTFESSAKPTLNGGPLLGEYIFEQMHFHWSVDDFTGCEHVLDGHGYAAECHFVHYNSKYHSLEAAVGHPDGLAVVGFLLEAVNAPNPRFDKLIEGLEGIKQLEKAVQVTSDSLSWMDSSDLQEGNYVTYKGSLTTPPYTECVTWIIYEKPVQIGAEQLGLLRQLEGFDHKPIERNVRPTQRHPPGHSVIYVKQVKAKL